A section of the Bacillus sp. HSf4 genome encodes:
- a CDS encoding O-methyltransferase, with translation MKQINRYIDSVFSKQDALLEEVISSIRENGMPPISVSPSSGKLLTMLVSISGAQNVLEIGALGGYSGICLARGFGSKGRLTSLELKENYAKLAYNSLSKAGFGDQVSYMTGPALESLEKLAGDQKRFDFFFIDADKGNYEHYLAYCIKLAEPGALIIADNVLAGGSVADQDAEPRRHTDVMKVFNKTVANHPQLESLLMPIGDGITISRVKQSKC, from the coding sequence ATGAAACAAATTAACCGTTATATCGATTCAGTGTTTTCTAAGCAAGATGCCCTGTTAGAGGAAGTCATTTCATCGATCAGAGAAAACGGAATGCCCCCGATATCGGTCTCTCCTTCCTCCGGTAAGCTCTTGACGATGCTTGTATCGATTTCAGGGGCGCAAAATGTTTTGGAAATAGGGGCTCTCGGAGGCTATAGCGGGATTTGTCTTGCAAGAGGCTTCGGCTCCAAAGGAAGATTAACTTCCCTTGAATTAAAGGAGAATTATGCAAAATTAGCCTACAACAGCCTCTCAAAAGCCGGCTTTGGCGATCAGGTTTCCTATATGACAGGACCTGCGCTAGAAAGCTTGGAAAAGCTGGCCGGCGATCAGAAGCGGTTTGATTTTTTCTTTATCGATGCCGACAAAGGCAACTATGAACATTACCTGGCGTATTGCATAAAACTGGCGGAGCCGGGTGCTTTAATCATTGCCGACAATGTGCTTGCGGGCGGAAGTGTGGCAGATCAGGATGCTGAACCGAGACGGCATACGGACGTGATGAAGGTCTTCAATAAAACCGTCGCCAATCATCCTCAATTGGAATCCCTCTTGATGCCGATCGGCGATGGGATAACCATCTCAAGAGTGAAGCAATCAAAATGTTAA
- a CDS encoding nitroreductase family protein: MEFNELIETRHSANNFLEDVQITVKDLEPIFEDIKLAPSAFNLQHAEYKVVLDKDLKEKVREAANGQYKVHSASAVILVTGDRYAYRQTEKINEGMRDLGIIKDFELQEMIENNTDFYESRGEQFMKEEAIRNASLSAMMFMLAAKNRGWDTCPMIGFDSDQVRELLEIPDTHEIVLMITIGKEKESSRRLRGYRKPVNEFVSFY; this comes from the coding sequence ATGGAATTTAACGAGCTTATCGAAACGCGCCACTCTGCAAATAATTTTCTGGAAGATGTTCAAATCACGGTGAAAGATTTGGAGCCTATCTTTGAGGATATCAAGCTAGCGCCTTCGGCGTTCAATTTGCAGCATGCAGAGTATAAAGTGGTATTGGATAAGGATTTAAAAGAAAAAGTCAGGGAAGCTGCGAATGGCCAATATAAAGTGCATTCAGCCTCTGCTGTGATTTTAGTGACGGGAGACCGCTACGCCTACCGGCAAACGGAAAAAATCAATGAAGGCATGAGGGATCTAGGAATTATTAAGGACTTTGAGCTGCAGGAAATGATCGAAAACAATACCGATTTTTACGAGTCGCGAGGGGAGCAATTCATGAAGGAAGAGGCGATTCGCAATGCTTCTCTTTCTGCGATGATGTTTATGCTCGCCGCCAAGAACCGGGGATGGGACACGTGTCCGATGATCGGATTTGACAGCGATCAGGTCCGCGAGTTGCTAGAGATCCCGGATACACATGAAATCGTCCTCATGATAACGATCGGCAAAGAAAAAGAAAGCAGCCGACGCTTGAGAGGATATCGCAAGCCGGTTAATGAATTTGTTTCTTTCTATTAA
- a CDS encoding aminotransferase class I/II-fold pyridoxal phosphate-dependent enzyme: MQPSFLPSSAFIDPNGQNIKEISILVDQIVKFVIEHARSAGNHRTLPSPEPSHYGNIPETGVELEELLKKLQAIVKSSMNPLSPNYMGHMDSIPTLMSCLGEFVSTSVNNNMLSLEMSPVFSKMEVQLMGTIARMFGYDDNSGGVMTSGGSLANLQALAAARNHQLKVKESGLFDLSEQPVIFASDVSHTSLHKAAMLLGLGTSSIIPVKSNSDSKMDLDDLKKKISQAKNEGKLPFAIAATAGTTVTGSIDPIRSIADIAKENGLWLHVDAAYGGALIFSEAYRDKLNGIEMADSITFNPQKWMYIAKTCAMVLFKNRGVLETDFRISAPYMNETDFTNLGEISVQGTRHADILKLYLSLQHIGLKGYRELLHGSLALKDEFINQVKQRHYLELSGEPDTNVVCFRGIPQGLDEAQRDNWNLELQQFLLNEENVFFSLPAFRGNRWLRAVLLNPFISNTLIQRVFEKIDEFYAQGISR, encoded by the coding sequence ATGCAGCCATCCTTTTTGCCCAGTAGCGCTTTTATTGATCCAAATGGCCAGAATATTAAGGAAATCTCAATTCTTGTTGATCAAATCGTCAAATTCGTCATTGAGCACGCAAGAAGCGCCGGGAATCACCGCACTTTGCCTTCCCCGGAACCATCGCATTACGGCAATATACCCGAGACTGGGGTCGAATTAGAAGAGCTTTTAAAAAAGTTGCAGGCGATTGTAAAAAGCTCCATGAATCCTCTAAGCCCGAATTATATGGGGCATATGGATTCCATTCCGACTCTAATGTCTTGTCTGGGCGAATTCGTCAGCACTTCAGTGAACAACAATATGCTGAGCCTGGAAATGTCGCCTGTCTTTTCAAAAATGGAAGTACAGCTTATGGGCACCATCGCCCGTATGTTTGGATACGATGATAACTCAGGGGGCGTGATGACAAGCGGCGGGAGCCTCGCGAATCTTCAAGCGCTTGCAGCAGCGCGCAATCATCAATTAAAGGTAAAGGAATCGGGATTATTCGATCTTTCCGAACAGCCGGTCATCTTTGCTTCAGACGTCAGCCATACTTCCTTGCATAAAGCAGCGATGTTGTTGGGCCTCGGTACCTCCAGCATTATCCCAGTGAAAAGCAACAGCGATTCGAAAATGGATCTTGACGATTTAAAAAAGAAAATCAGTCAGGCAAAAAATGAAGGCAAGTTGCCATTTGCGATTGCAGCCACGGCCGGAACGACGGTCACAGGAAGCATCGACCCCATTCGATCGATCGCTGACATCGCAAAGGAAAACGGATTGTGGCTGCATGTAGACGCAGCGTACGGGGGAGCACTCATTTTTTCAGAAGCTTACCGCGACAAGCTAAACGGTATCGAAATGGCCGATTCCATCACATTCAATCCGCAAAAATGGATGTACATTGCAAAGACCTGTGCAATGGTTCTATTCAAGAATCGCGGCGTTTTGGAAACCGATTTTCGCATTTCCGCCCCATATATGAACGAAACCGACTTTACAAACCTGGGTGAAATAAGCGTTCAAGGCACCCGGCATGCGGATATCCTAAAATTATATTTATCGCTTCAACACATCGGATTAAAAGGATACAGGGAGCTGTTGCATGGAAGCCTTGCATTAAAAGATGAGTTTATCAATCAAGTGAAACAGCGCCATTATCTCGAACTGTCCGGCGAGCCGGATACAAACGTTGTCTGCTTTAGAGGCATCCCGCAGGGCCTTGATGAAGCTCAAAGGGATAACTGGAATCTCGAATTGCAGCAGTTTTTGTTGAATGAAGAAAACGTCTTCTTTTCATTGCCTGCATTTAGGGGAAACCGCTGGCTCCGGGCCGTTTTGTTAAATCCTTTTATCTCAAATACCCTTATTCAAAGGGTATTTGAAAAAATTGATGAGTTTTATGCTCAGGGGATATCGCGTTAA
- a CDS encoding class I SAM-dependent methyltransferase, translating to MTRKVGTEESIQRWNRFADAYAANHTEQGDIHKEVFLNPALFSLMGNVKNKNVLDAGCGEGYLSRMLAKAGARVTAVDYSPRMIEIAKERTPNGLPIRYQQGNLENLHDLEDQSFDLIVSNMVIQDLADYEKAFQEMHRLLADRGCFIFSILHPCFITPESGWEKTADGHKLHWNVDRYFYEGAYEQRLGDQEKILFFHRTLTSYINTLLHTGFHVENIVEPKPAKEMLEKYPSFAEDLRCPDFIVFQLTN from the coding sequence ATGACAAGGAAAGTTGGCACAGAGGAATCCATTCAAAGATGGAACCGATTTGCCGATGCGTATGCCGCCAATCATACCGAACAAGGAGACATTCACAAAGAAGTTTTTTTAAACCCGGCTTTATTTTCCTTAATGGGAAACGTCAAAAACAAAAACGTGCTTGATGCCGGCTGTGGTGAAGGGTATTTAAGCAGAATGCTGGCCAAAGCGGGGGCTCGCGTAACGGCAGTGGACTACTCGCCGAGAATGATCGAAATCGCCAAAGAAAGAACGCCGAACGGCCTGCCGATTCGTTATCAACAGGGAAACCTCGAGAACTTGCATGACTTGGAGGATCAAAGCTTTGATTTGATCGTGTCCAACATGGTGATTCAAGACCTCGCCGATTATGAAAAAGCCTTTCAAGAAATGCATCGCTTACTCGCAGACAGGGGCTGTTTTATTTTTTCGATTTTACATCCGTGTTTTATCACCCCGGAAAGCGGCTGGGAGAAAACAGCCGACGGCCATAAGCTCCACTGGAATGTTGACCGATACTTTTATGAAGGTGCGTACGAACAAAGGCTGGGTGATCAAGAAAAAATACTATTCTTCCATCGAACCCTGACAAGCTATATCAATACTTTGCTTCACACAGGTTTTCATGTAGAAAACATCGTCGAACCAAAGCCGGCAAAAGAGATGCTCGAAAAATACCCTTCATTTGCAGAGGATTTGAGGTGCCCTGATTTTATTGTTTTTCAATTAACAAACTAA
- a CDS encoding class D sortase — translation MKKYIPILFIAAGLVLIGYAIWQVLDTSKKTEVTLEEAKLAIGHPQTEQASFKPKFGEAVGILEIPKINAELPIVEGTDADDLAKGVGHYKGSYYPNENGQIVLSGHRDTVFRRTGELRKGDQLKVLLSYGSFIYQIEKTKIVDKNDTSIITLQHDKEELVLTTCYPFSYIGNAPKRYIIYGKRV, via the coding sequence GTGAAAAAGTACATTCCAATACTGTTCATTGCAGCCGGACTTGTTCTTATAGGTTATGCAATCTGGCAAGTCTTAGATACCAGCAAAAAGACGGAAGTCACTTTGGAAGAAGCTAAGCTTGCGATTGGGCATCCTCAAACAGAACAAGCGTCGTTCAAGCCTAAGTTCGGAGAAGCAGTCGGTATTCTGGAGATTCCTAAAATAAATGCGGAGCTTCCGATTGTGGAGGGAACTGATGCAGATGATTTGGCAAAAGGTGTCGGACATTATAAAGGCAGCTACTATCCAAATGAAAACGGACAAATCGTATTATCAGGGCACCGGGATACCGTGTTTCGCCGAACAGGAGAACTAAGAAAGGGCGACCAATTAAAAGTTTTGTTGTCATATGGAAGTTTCATATATCAGATCGAAAAAACAAAAATTGTTGATAAAAATGATACCTCCATCATTACATTGCAACATGATAAAGAGGAGCTCGTTCTTACGACTTGTTATCCCTTTTCGTATATCGGCAATGCGCCGAAACGATACATTATTTACGGAAAAAGAGTATGA
- a CDS encoding MarR family transcriptional regulator, whose amino-acid sequence MDEKKLCQAIDLFAEVLFEGTEFVQREINDDVFQHISREQADLLTILKIKGPCSPGSLALIQNVHKSAISNRLKKMLEKGFVEWDDSQVNRDKRSKLINITEKGEKMMEELNSAVFQSLRKLIDDTDEEHLDDFIEIFKILKNKFKGDHTP is encoded by the coding sequence TTGGATGAAAAAAAGTTGTGTCAAGCGATCGATCTGTTTGCAGAGGTATTGTTTGAAGGCACGGAGTTTGTACAGCGTGAAATCAATGACGATGTCTTTCAGCACATCTCCAGGGAACAGGCTGACCTGCTGACGATTCTGAAAATCAAAGGACCTTGTTCACCTGGAAGTTTGGCGCTCATCCAAAACGTACATAAAAGCGCTATATCCAACAGATTGAAGAAAATGCTGGAAAAAGGGTTTGTCGAATGGGATGATTCGCAAGTCAATCGTGACAAACGATCCAAGCTGATCAACATAACGGAAAAAGGCGAAAAAATGATGGAAGAATTAAATTCAGCCGTTTTTCAATCATTAAGAAAACTGATTGATGATACAGATGAGGAACATTTGGACGATTTTATTGAAATATTCAAAATTCTAAAGAATAAATTTAAAGGAGACCACACGCCATGA
- a CDS encoding SDR family oxidoreductase: MKMLVTGATGKLGSKIAEKLLETVPVDQLAVSVRNPEKAESLKARGVDVRHGDFDQPETLDAAFKGVDRLLMISADGDNETRIRQHGNAVAAAERAGVQFIAYTSIANARESENFLAPTHKATEEAILKTGIPYSFLRNNWYLENEISSIQGVLAGAPWVTSAGNGKVGWALQQDYADAAAAVLAGDGHENTVYELSGRLLTQDELVSVLSEVLGKEVPLQHVDDAGYAEVMKNAGLPDFLVPMLVDIQKGIREGTLAVESDDFENVLGRPLTPIKEALAQIVAGMSETKL, translated from the coding sequence ATGAAAATGCTAGTAACGGGGGCAACTGGAAAATTAGGATCAAAAATTGCGGAAAAACTGCTGGAAACTGTACCGGTGGATCAGCTGGCGGTCAGCGTCCGCAATCCGGAAAAAGCGGAAAGCTTAAAAGCGCGCGGGGTGGATGTGCGCCATGGAGATTTTGATCAGCCGGAAACATTGGATGCCGCGTTTAAAGGTGTCGACCGTTTGCTGATGATTTCTGCGGATGGCGATAATGAAACAAGAATTCGGCAGCACGGCAATGCGGTAGCTGCCGCAGAGCGCGCCGGGGTTCAATTCATCGCTTATACGAGCATCGCGAATGCGCGAGAAAGCGAAAACTTCCTGGCGCCGACGCATAAGGCGACAGAAGAGGCCATTTTAAAAACGGGAATTCCTTATTCCTTTCTGCGCAATAACTGGTATTTGGAAAACGAAATCTCAAGCATCCAAGGCGTTCTGGCAGGTGCACCTTGGGTAACATCGGCCGGCAATGGCAAAGTGGGCTGGGCGCTGCAGCAGGATTATGCAGACGCAGCGGCAGCAGTGCTTGCGGGAGACGGACACGAAAACACGGTCTATGAGCTTTCCGGCCGCTTATTGACGCAAGATGAACTGGTGTCCGTCCTGTCCGAAGTATTGGGCAAAGAAGTGCCGCTTCAACACGTTGACGACGCCGGCTATGCCGAAGTGATGAAAAACGCCGGTTTACCCGATTTCCTTGTTCCGATGCTTGTCGACATCCAAAAAGGGATTCGCGAAGGCACACTTGCAGTCGAGAGCGATGACTTCGAAAACGTCCTTGGCCGCCCGTTGACTCCGATAAAAGAAGCGCTTGCGCAAATCGTTGCTGGAATGTCTGAGACAAAGTTATAA
- a CDS encoding GntR family transcriptional regulator, with translation MRSVIEKPKPFYEQSYHAIKRMIFEGKLKPGERIAEAKLAKELGVSKSPLREAIRVLEKEGLIVIDSRVKVYQPTIKDVEEIYFCRMALESFAAGLTTRIATAEELKTIEDILQKTEEAILQSKDQNTIIELNDTFHDLIIQYTQNNLLRKQLNDLEGLIYYFRILNFQGEKRAEAILEQHREIFHHMKQRDDEQASKAMIRHLQLDLDHLVEVLSHQ, from the coding sequence ATGAGAAGCGTGATTGAAAAACCAAAACCGTTTTATGAACAATCCTACCACGCGATTAAGCGAATGATTTTTGAAGGGAAATTAAAACCCGGTGAACGAATCGCCGAAGCGAAGTTAGCCAAAGAGCTCGGCGTCAGTAAAAGCCCTTTAAGAGAAGCGATCAGGGTTCTGGAAAAAGAGGGGCTCATCGTCATCGACTCAAGAGTGAAGGTCTATCAGCCGACAATAAAGGACGTTGAAGAAATCTATTTTTGCCGGATGGCGCTTGAATCATTCGCTGCGGGATTGACGACAAGAATTGCAACGGCAGAGGAACTGAAAACGATTGAAGATATTTTGCAAAAAACGGAAGAAGCCATCCTTCAATCCAAGGATCAAAACACAATTATCGAATTAAATGATACATTTCACGACTTAATTATCCAATATACACAAAACAATCTATTGCGGAAACAGCTCAACGATTTGGAAGGGTTAATTTATTATTTCCGCATTTTGAATTTTCAAGGAGAAAAACGGGCTGAAGCCATTTTGGAACAGCATCGCGAAATTTTTCACCATATGAAACAAAGAGACGATGAGCAGGCATCAAAAGCGATGATCCGCCACCTTCAGCTTGATCTTGACCACTTAGTCGAAGTGCTGTCTCATCAATAA
- a CDS encoding isopeptide-forming domain-containing fimbrial protein produces MLLNSGADATNFTLFTLDPETLSTTYLGTVGDKLVYDLASRSTPVFEPKPPVLESKKTSTIQQKADGNTDAAHPEVGDTLLYTIQTRNTVTDSLIANLAISDTLPEGLAYVPGTLKVDGTAVSDAQGDDKGDFTDGKVSGQIGDVTDTEWHTVTFEVKVQPGQAGNTIKNTGTITGDNTDPPDPNNEIVVYPRNPVVESKKTSTIQQKADGNTDADHPEVGDTLLYTIQARNTIEDSKVTNLAISDTLPEGLEYVSGTLKVDGTAVSDVEGDDKGDFTDGRVSGQIGDVTDTEWHTVTFEVKVQPGQAGKTIENTGTITGDNTNPPDPHNEIVVYPRNPDLESKKTSSIQEKADGNTADNPQVGDTLLYTIQTRNKVKDSLIENLVIADELPEGLEYVSGTLKVDGKSVSEAKDEDKGDFTDGKVSGQIGDVTDTEWHTVTFEAKVKSGQAGKTIKNTGTITGDNTNPPDPHNEIVVDPKDSDTESKKTSSIQEKAEGNTDKDTPQVGDTLLYTIQTRNKVEDSLIENLVIADELPEGLEYVPGTLKVDGKSVSDAQDEDKGDVTDGKVSGQIGDVTDTEWHTVTFEAKVKSGQAGKTIKNTGTITGDNTNPPDPHNEIVVDPKDPDTESKKTSSIQEKADGNTDKDHPEVGDTLLYTIQMRNKVEDSLIENLVIADALPEGLEYVSGTLKVDGKSVSDAKDEDKGDFTDGKVSGQIGDVTDTEWHTVTFEVKVKPGQAGKTIENTGTITGDNTNPPDPHNEIVVYPRNPDLESKKTSSIQEKADGNTADNPQVGDTLLYTIQTRNTIEDSKVTNLVIADALPEGLEYVPGTLKVDGKSVSDAKDEDKGDFTDGKVSGQIGDVTDTEWHTVTFEVKVKAGQSGKTIENTGTITGDNTNPPDPHNEIVVDPREPGLESEKTAKNMKTGKDQYEAGDMVVYTIKTRNTTADSQVENLVISDELPEGLEYVSGTLKVDGKSVSDAKDKDKGDVTDGKASGQIGDVTDTEWHTVTFQAKINSGYSGKTIKNVAVVKGGNVDKPDQPEKNITVEPKDPGKPSEPNQPNHPEKPNPSDPQDTAGGHELPDTATNMYNLLVVGLGLLLLGAVLWYMRRKRNV; encoded by the coding sequence ATGTTACTGAATTCTGGTGCTGATGCTACTAATTTTACATTATTTACACTTGATCCTGAGACTCTGAGCACTACTTATCTCGGCACGGTTGGAGATAAACTAGTTTATGATTTAGCATCTCGATCCACACCCGTATTCGAGCCAAAGCCTCCTGTACTTGAATCAAAGAAAACGTCAACGATCCAACAAAAAGCGGATGGCAACACAGACGCCGCCCATCCGGAAGTGGGAGATACGCTTCTGTATACGATCCAGACACGAAATACTGTCACAGACAGTCTGATTGCAAATCTCGCAATCTCTGACACGCTTCCTGAAGGATTGGCATACGTGCCAGGCACACTGAAAGTGGACGGCACGGCGGTAAGCGACGCTCAAGGCGATGACAAGGGCGACTTTACCGACGGGAAAGTATCCGGTCAAATTGGCGATGTGACGGACACCGAATGGCACACCGTGACATTTGAAGTGAAAGTACAGCCAGGCCAGGCCGGGAACACCATTAAAAATACCGGAACGATTACCGGGGATAACACGGATCCGCCAGATCCGAACAATGAAATCGTTGTGTACCCGCGCAATCCGGTTGTAGAGTCGAAAAAAACGTCAACGATCCAACAAAAAGCGGATGGCAACACAGACGCGGACCATCCGGAAGTGGGAGACACACTTCTGTATACGATTCAGGCGCGAAACACAATCGAAGACAGTAAGGTGACGAATCTCGCAATTTCAGACACGCTACCTGAAGGACTGGAATACGTGTCAGGCACGCTGAAAGTGGACGGCACGGCGGTAAGCGACGTGGAAGGCGATGACAAGGGCGACTTTACCGATGGGAGAGTATCCGGTCAAATTGGCGATGTGACGGACACCGAATGGCACACCGTGACATTTGAAGTGAAAGTACAGCCAGGCCAAGCGGGCAAGACGATTGAAAATACCGGAACGATTACCGGGGACAACACAAATCCACCGGATCCGCATAATGAAATCGTTGTGTATCCGCGTAATCCGGACTTAGAGTCAAAGAAAACGTCAAGCATCCAAGAGAAAGCGGATGGAAATACAGCGGACAACCCACAAGTGGGAGACACGCTTCTGTATACAATCCAGACGCGAAACAAAGTGAAAGACAGCTTGATTGAAAATCTCGTGATTGCCGATGAGCTGCCTGAAGGACTGGAATACGTATCAGGCACGCTGAAAGTGGACGGCAAGTCAGTAAGCGAAGCCAAGGATGAAGATAAAGGCGACTTTACCGATGGTAAAGTATCCGGCCAAATTGGCGATGTGACGGACACCGAATGGCACACCGTGACATTTGAAGCAAAAGTGAAGTCAGGTCAAGCGGGCAAGACGATTAAAAACACCGGAACGATTACTGGGGATAACACAAATCCGCCGGATCCGCATAATGAAATCGTCGTTGATCCGAAAGACTCGGATACAGAGTCGAAGAAAACGTCAAGCATCCAGGAGAAAGCGGAAGGAAATACAGATAAAGATACCCCACAAGTGGGAGACACGCTTCTGTATACGATCCAGACGCGAAACAAAGTGGAAGACAGCTTAATTGAAAATCTCGTGATTGCCGATGAGCTGCCTGAAGGACTGGAATATGTGCCAGGCACGCTGAAAGTGGACGGCAAGTCAGTAAGCGACGCTCAAGATGAAGACAAAGGCGACGTTACCGATGGTAAAGTATCCGGCCAAATTGGGGATGTGACAGACACCGAATGGCACACCGTGACATTTGAAGCGAAAGTGAAGTCAGGTCAAGCGGGCAAGACGATTAAAAACACCGGAACGATTACAGGAGACAACACAAATCCGCCGGATCCGCACAATGAAATCGTCGTTGATCCGAAAGACCCGGATACAGAGTCGAAGAAAACATCAAGCATTCAAGAGAAAGCAGATGGGAACACGGATAAGGATCATCCAGAAGTGGGAGACACGCTCCTGTATACAATTCAGATGCGAAACAAAGTGGAAGACAGCTTGATTGAAAATCTTGTGATTGCCGATGCGCTTCCAGAAGGACTGGAATACGTATCAGGCACGCTGAAAGTGGACGGCAAGTCAGTAAGCGACGCCAAGGATGAAGACAAAGGCGACTTTACTGACGGTAAAGTATCCGGCCAAATTGGCGATGTGACGGACACCGAATGGCACACCGTGACATTTGAAGTGAAAGTAAAGCCAGGCCAAGCGGGCAAGACGATTGAAAATACCGGAACGATTACCGGGGACAACACAAATCCGCCGGATCCGCACAATGAAATCGTTGTGTATCCGCGCAATCCGGACCTAGAATCAAAGAAAACGTCAAGCATCCAAGAGAAAGCGGATGGAAATACAGCGGACAACCCACAAGTGGGAGACACGCTTCTGTATACAATCCAGACGCGAAACACAATCGAAGACAGTAAGGTGACGAACCTTGTGATTGCCGATGCGCTTCCAGAAGGATTGGAATACGTGCCAGGCACGCTGAAAGTGGACGGCAAGTCAGTAAGCGACGCCAAGGATGAAGACAAAGGCGACTTTACTGACGGTAAAGTATCCGGCCAAATTGGGGATGTGACGGACACCGAATGGCACACCGTGACATTTGAAGTGAAAGTGAAAGCCGGTCAATCCGGCAAGACGATTGAAAATACCGGAACGATTACCGGGGACAACACAAATCCGCCGGATCCGCACAATGAAATCGTCGTTGATCCGAGAGAACCTGGCTTAGAGTCAGAGAAAACAGCGAAGAACATGAAGACCGGCAAGGATCAGTATGAAGCTGGAGATATGGTGGTCTACACGATCAAAACCCGTAACACGACAGCGGACAGCCAAGTCGAAAACCTCGTCATTTCCGATGAACTGCCAGAAGGACTGGAATACGTATCAGGCACGCTGAAAGTGGACGGCAAGTCGGTGAGCGACGCCAAAGATAAAGACAAAGGCGACGTTACTGACGGCAAAGCATCCGGTCAAATCGGCGATGTGACGGATACCGAATGGCATACCGTGACATTCCAAGCGAAAATCAATTCCGGCTATTCCGGCAAAACGATTAAAAACGTAGCTGTCGTAAAAGGCGGCAATGTCGACAAGCCTGATCAGCCAGAAAAGAACATCACGGTTGAACCGAAGGATCCTGGAAAGCCAAGCGAACCTAATCAACCAAACCATCCTGAAAAGCCAAATCCTTCAGATCCTCAGGATACAGCTGGAGGACATGAGCTTCCGGATACGGCAACAAATATGTATAACCTGCTTGTTGTTGGTTTAGGATTGTTGTTATTAGGAGCGGTCCTTTGGTATATGCGCAGAAAGAGAAATGTCTAA
- a CDS encoding sulfite exporter TauE/SafE family protein translates to MLIVLVMFLLGLVLGFVGAGGAGFVIALLTMLFHIPIHTALGTSLAGMAFTSLSGTYSHFREGNIKLKIGLTVGCFAAAGSFGGAKLTSLIPSSSLHYMTAGMLFLSAILILIRLFFLKAKEATQETNLAFWIKASLLGIMAGILSGTFGIGSAPFIQIGLMMMLNLSIRHSVGTTMLVIIPLSLGGGAGYISEGFVDYILLLKILAGTMCGAYVGAKFTNVLPKAVLKSGLFLTPAVSGFILLF, encoded by the coding sequence ATGTTGATTGTGCTCGTTATGTTTTTATTAGGTCTTGTGCTTGGCTTTGTCGGAGCCGGCGGAGCCGGATTCGTTATCGCACTGTTAACGATGCTGTTTCACATTCCGATTCATACAGCATTGGGAACGTCTCTGGCCGGCATGGCTTTTACAAGTTTATCAGGCACGTACAGCCACTTTCGCGAAGGAAATATCAAGCTGAAAATCGGCTTAACCGTCGGCTGTTTTGCTGCAGCCGGATCCTTTGGAGGGGCTAAGCTGACTTCTCTTATACCTTCAAGTTCATTGCATTATATGACCGCAGGAATGTTATTTTTATCAGCCATCCTGATTTTAATCAGATTGTTCTTTTTGAAAGCAAAAGAAGCTACCCAGGAAACGAACCTTGCCTTTTGGATCAAGGCCAGTTTATTGGGAATCATGGCCGGCATTCTGTCCGGAACGTTCGGAATCGGCTCTGCGCCTTTTATTCAAATCGGGTTGATGATGATGCTGAACCTGTCGATTCGCCATTCCGTAGGAACGACGATGCTCGTCATTATTCCGCTCTCGTTAGGCGGAGGGGCCGGCTATATTTCAGAGGGATTCGTCGATTATATTCTATTGCTCAAAATCTTGGCCGGTACGATGTGCGGTGCATATGTCGGGGCTAAATTCACCAATGTCCTGCCGAAAGCCGTCTTGAAATCAGGTTTATTTTTAACTCCTGCCGTTTCAGGGTTCATTCTCTTGTTTTAA
- a CDS encoding AbrB/MazE/SpoVT family DNA-binding domain-containing protein: MENAAFIRKMDDLGRVVLPKKIRKILKINERDPIEIFIEGEKIIFRKYLEGRACFVTGEVTDLNKTLSGGIVLSPEGARILLQDLLALRLQKEI, translated from the coding sequence TTGGAAAATGCAGCATTTATCAGAAAAATGGATGATTTAGGAAGAGTGGTCTTGCCGAAAAAAATAAGAAAGATATTGAAGATTAACGAAAGAGATCCAATAGAGATTTTTATTGAAGGTGAAAAAATTATATTTCGTAAATATTTGGAAGGCAGAGCTTGCTTTGTAACCGGTGAGGTAACAGATCTAAATAAAACACTATCAGGAGGAATTGTCTTAAGTCCTGAAGGAGCGAGAATTTTACTACAAGATCTGTTGGCTCTCCGATTACAAAAAGAAATCTAA